The Bacteroidales bacterium genome contains a region encoding:
- the lepA gene encoding elongation factor 4, protein MKHIRNFCIIAHIDHGKSTLADRLLQITGTVSGKELLEQTLDNMDLERERGITIKSHAIQMDYEQDGQKYVLNLIDTPGHVDFSYEVSRSIAACEGALLIVDASQGIQAQTISVLYQAIEHDLTIIPVMNKMDMDSAMPDEVEDQIIDLIGCDKEDIIRASGKTGLGIEEILEAIIARVPHPKGDPDAPLQALIFDSIFNQYRGIIAYFRIMNGTLKHLDHVKFFSTGHDYQADEIGILRLDRQPRKVLYTGDVGYIISGIKSSAEVKVGDTITHVENACDQPIEGFKLVKPMVFAGIYPVDADDYEELRNSIGKLQLNDASLSFEPESSLALGFGFRCGFLGLLHMEIIQERLDREFDMDVITTVPNVSYKVYGTKKDLIEVHNPSGLPAVNFIDYIEEPYITAQVISKSEFIGAIMKLCIDKRGTLKNQVYLTSDRVEVTFELPLAEIVFDFYDKLKSISKGYASFDYHISGYRRADLVRLDILLNGEMVDALSTLIHRDNAYNFGRRMCEKLKELIPRQQFDIAIQGAIGAKIISRETVKALRKDVTAKCYGGDITRKRKLLEKQKKGKKRMRQVGNVEVPQTAFLAVLKLD, encoded by the coding sequence ATGAAGCATATTCGTAATTTTTGCATTATTGCCCATATTGATCACGGCAAGAGCACCCTTGCCGACCGTTTATTGCAAATAACAGGAACCGTTTCGGGCAAAGAGCTGCTTGAACAAACCCTCGACAATATGGATCTTGAGCGTGAGCGTGGGATCACCATCAAGAGCCATGCTATACAAATGGATTACGAACAAGATGGACAGAAATATGTTTTGAACCTGATTGATACTCCCGGCCATGTTGACTTTTCCTATGAAGTTTCCCGTTCAATCGCTGCTTGCGAAGGCGCCCTGCTCATCGTTGATGCCAGCCAGGGCATACAGGCACAAACCATCTCAGTTTTGTATCAGGCTATTGAACATGATCTGACTATTATCCCGGTAATGAATAAAATGGATATGGATAGCGCCATGCCCGATGAAGTGGAAGACCAGATCATTGACCTAATTGGCTGCGACAAGGAAGATATCATACGTGCCAGCGGCAAAACAGGCCTTGGCATCGAAGAAATCCTTGAAGCTATCATTGCCCGTGTTCCCCATCCAAAAGGCGATCCCGATGCACCTCTGCAAGCTTTGATCTTTGACTCAATATTTAACCAGTATCGTGGGATCATCGCCTATTTCCGTATCATGAACGGAACCTTGAAGCATTTGGACCATGTCAAATTCTTTTCGACCGGCCACGATTACCAGGCCGATGAGATAGGAATACTGCGTTTGGATCGCCAGCCACGAAAAGTACTTTATACAGGCGATGTGGGTTATATCATTTCAGGCATCAAGAGTTCCGCTGAGGTGAAAGTGGGCGATACGATTACGCATGTTGAAAACGCTTGCGATCAACCAATTGAGGGCTTCAAGCTTGTAAAACCTATGGTATTTGCGGGTATCTACCCGGTGGATGCTGATGATTATGAGGAATTGCGCAATTCCATTGGAAAGCTGCAGTTGAACGATGCTTCACTGAGTTTCGAACCTGAATCATCCCTTGCGCTTGGATTTGGCTTCCGGTGTGGGTTTCTTGGATTGCTGCACATGGAAATCATCCAGGAACGCCTCGACCGTGAGTTTGATATGGATGTGATCACAACGGTTCCCAACGTTTCGTACAAGGTTTACGGCACTAAGAAAGATTTAATTGAGGTTCACAACCCGAGTGGTTTGCCCGCGGTTAACTTTATTGACTACATTGAAGAACCTTACATTACTGCCCAGGTGATTTCAAAATCGGAGTTCATCGGGGCCATTATGAAGCTTTGTATTGACAAGCGCGGAACCCTGAAAAACCAGGTTTACCTCACGAGCGACCGGGTAGAAGTAACATTCGAACTTCCCCTGGCAGAAATTGTATTTGATTTCTATGATAAACTGAAAAGCATCTCCAAAGGCTATGCTTCCTTTGATTACCATATCTCTGGCTATCGCAGGGCTGACCTGGTGAGACTGGACATACTTTTAAACGGTGAAATGGTTGATGCCCTTTCAACCCTCATCCATCGTGACAATGCCTATAATTTTGGACGTCGTATGTGCGAAAAGCTGAAGGAATTGATTCCGCGCCAGCAATTCGATATTGCCATACAAGGCGCCATCGGCGCCAAGATAATTTCCCGGGAAACGGTCAAAGCCTTGCGCAAAGATGTTACAGCCAAATGCTACGGAGGCGATATCACCCGTAAGCGAAAACTGCTTGAAAAACAGAAAAAAGGCAAAAAACGCATGCGGCAGGTAGGAAATGTTGAAGTACCGCAAACAGCCTT